The proteins below are encoded in one region of Fibrella aestuarina BUZ 2:
- a CDS encoding polyprenol monophosphomannose synthase has product MTDRLVIIPTFNEIENIEAIIHKVFSLPMAFDLLIVDDGSPDGTAQVVKQLQAQFPQQLHLLERRGKLGLGTAYIDGFKWALARGYDYLFEMDADFSHNPDDLVRLYRACAEGDATGKRADVAVGSRYIKGVNVVNWPIGRVLMSYGAGIYVRFITGMPIMDPTAGFVCYRAHVLEVLLQNPIKFVGYAFQIEMKFTCWKYGFSLTEVPIIFTDRTRGESKMSTKIFKEAILGVIQMKLGSFFRHYIPQTKPTTNVAQEPAEAVL; this is encoded by the coding sequence GTGACCGACCGCCTTGTCATCATACCCACGTTCAATGAGATCGAGAATATCGAGGCTATTATCCATAAGGTGTTCAGCCTGCCGATGGCCTTCGATCTGCTCATTGTCGACGATGGTTCGCCTGACGGTACAGCTCAGGTTGTGAAACAGCTTCAGGCACAGTTTCCTCAACAGCTTCACCTGCTCGAACGGCGGGGCAAGCTGGGGCTGGGTACCGCTTATATCGACGGGTTTAAATGGGCACTCGCGAGGGGGTATGACTACCTCTTCGAAATGGACGCCGACTTTTCGCACAATCCCGACGACCTGGTCCGGCTCTATCGCGCCTGTGCCGAGGGCGACGCCACGGGCAAACGCGCCGACGTGGCCGTTGGTTCGCGCTACATTAAAGGCGTGAACGTGGTCAACTGGCCCATCGGGCGCGTGCTGATGTCGTACGGGGCGGGTATCTACGTGCGCTTCATCACGGGCATGCCCATCATGGACCCCACGGCGGGGTTTGTTTGCTACCGGGCGCACGTGCTGGAGGTGCTGCTCCAGAACCCCATCAAATTCGTTGGCTACGCCTTCCAGATCGAGATGAAATTCACTTGCTGGAAATACGGCTTCAGCCTGACCGAGGTACCGATCATCTTCACCGACCGGACACGCGGCGAATCGAAGATGTCGACCAAGATTTTCAAGGAAGCCATTCTGGGGGTAATTCAGATGAAGCTGGGTAGCTTTTTCCGGCATTACATCCCGCAAACCAAACCGACGACCAACGTGGCTCAGGAACCCGCTGAAGCCGTGTTGTAA
- the mog gene encoding molybdopterin adenylyltransferase codes for MGTEQTAVARIGIINVSDRASAGVYEDIPGKAVVALLTEWLTSPWEPVYRVIPDEQDQLEAAMIEMADREGCSLIVTTGGTGPALRDVTPEATEAVCQKMMPGFGELMRQESLKYVPTAILSRQTAGIRNQTLILNLPGKPKAIGQCLSVVFPAIPYCIDLIGGPFLTTNEAVMNVFRPKS; via the coding sequence ATGGGTACAGAACAAACCGCCGTTGCGCGCATCGGCATCATCAACGTATCGGACCGGGCAAGTGCAGGCGTTTATGAGGATATTCCGGGTAAAGCCGTCGTGGCGCTGCTGACCGAATGGCTAACCAGCCCCTGGGAGCCGGTTTACCGCGTTATTCCCGACGAGCAGGATCAACTTGAAGCGGCGATGATCGAGATGGCCGACCGGGAGGGGTGCAGCCTGATCGTGACGACGGGGGGCACAGGTCCCGCTCTTCGCGATGTAACGCCCGAAGCCACTGAGGCCGTTTGCCAGAAAATGATGCCCGGTTTTGGGGAGTTGATGCGGCAGGAAAGCCTGAAATACGTACCCACGGCCATTCTGTCGCGGCAAACGGCGGGCATCCGCAACCAGACGTTGATCCTGAATCTACCCGGGAAACCCAAAGCCATTGGCCAATGCTTGTCAGTGGTATTCCCGGCCATTCCGTACTGCATCGATCTCATCGGTGGCCCCTTTCTGACGACCAATGAGGCGGTGATGAACGTGTTCCGGCCGAAGAGCTAA
- a CDS encoding Anthranilate phosphoribosyltransferase-like protein translates to MQQLGMHSVSPVMGDPADTPLGRGIKLIGIGKYGSKPLSPELIAECRAALLSGTAHPLQMGAFIGALLTKGPTPDEQTLETCFGRDAFSLPTFLVQKLCPTLPEKMLPIAVKLVRGHTLQVSEARQLGDYLFGDQAAESQCEHFRGLAVSIMRVRHETNDEYAGLYQAAMATLVPGFQAKPTQSVRHIVQLAEPFDGVEHSYLITPLLANFVQQRGYGALSLVGRTPGPKYDLNAHDLYMHLGCDFLQSQHELATPLPTYGWVLDQKAMSPALNRWVDRRRILLKRPFLSTLEKLLNPARAKVLVTSVFHITYQMKMAELALMAGFDAAIVLKRGLEGTLAPSTSRASGVLCAVRTAANHLFFQHFDADRPEFAPYRTEIDNEVPHPQAADNARLIRQFLTEQRTQDAEFDNRVRFGQALLGRGLDWIEGQLERTA, encoded by the coding sequence ATGCAACAGCTTGGCATGCATTCCGTTTCGCCCGTCATGGGCGATCCCGCCGACACGCCGCTGGGCCGAGGAATCAAACTCATCGGCATTGGTAAATACGGTAGTAAACCCCTCTCGCCCGAGTTGATTGCGGAGTGCCGCGCCGCGCTGCTGTCGGGTACGGCGCACCCGCTACAGATGGGTGCGTTTATTGGCGCGCTGCTTACCAAAGGGCCTACACCCGACGAACAAACCCTTGAAACCTGCTTTGGGCGCGATGCGTTCTCCCTCCCAACGTTTCTGGTGCAGAAACTCTGCCCCACCCTGCCCGAAAAGATGCTGCCCATTGCCGTCAAGCTGGTGCGTGGGCATACGTTGCAGGTAAGCGAAGCCCGGCAGTTGGGTGATTATCTCTTCGGTGATCAGGCGGCCGAATCGCAATGTGAGCATTTTCGCGGGCTGGCCGTCAGCATCATGCGGGTTCGCCACGAAACGAATGACGAATATGCCGGGCTGTATCAGGCGGCGATGGCAACACTGGTGCCCGGTTTTCAGGCCAAACCAACGCAATCGGTGCGCCACATCGTGCAGTTGGCTGAACCGTTCGATGGCGTCGAGCATTCCTACCTGATCACGCCGTTGCTGGCCAATTTCGTGCAGCAGCGCGGCTACGGGGCGCTCTCGCTGGTGGGCCGCACGCCGGGCCCCAAATACGACCTGAACGCCCACGACCTTTACATGCACCTCGGCTGTGATTTTCTACAAAGTCAGCACGAGCTAGCTACCCCTCTGCCGACTTATGGCTGGGTACTGGACCAGAAAGCGATGTCACCCGCCCTCAACCGCTGGGTCGATCGGCGGCGGATCTTGCTCAAGCGGCCCTTTCTATCCACGCTGGAAAAACTGCTGAACCCGGCCCGTGCCAAAGTGCTGGTCACGTCGGTCTTTCACATTACGTATCAGATGAAAATGGCCGAGCTGGCTCTCATGGCCGGTTTCGACGCCGCCATTGTGCTCAAGCGGGGGTTAGAAGGCACACTTGCGCCGTCGACGTCGCGGGCTTCGGGCGTTTTGTGCGCCGTCAGGACCGCCGCTAATCACTTGTTCTTTCAGCATTTCGACGCCGACCGACCCGAGTTTGCGCCCTACCGAACCGAGATCGACAACGAAGTGCCGCACCCGCAGGCCGCCGACAACGCCCGGCTGATCCGGCAATTTTTAACCGAACAACGTACCCAGGATGCCGAATTCGACAACCGTGTTCGCTTTGGGCAGGCATTGCTAGGCCGCGGCCTCGACTGGATCGAAGGGCAACTGGAGCGAACGGCTTAA
- a CDS encoding GntT/GntP/DsdX family permease encodes MPLLLTFIGILALIVLIAYFHLDTFISFILVSIGIGLAAGMEVGAVGKSIQTGIGGTLGDLVLIIGFGAMLGRVVAESGAARRITDVLIGWFGVKNIRWGLALAGFIIGIPLFYNAGFIIVVPLIFTIAASTKLPMLTIAIPMLSALSVAHGYLPPHPSPAALVGQLQADIGKTLLYGIIVATPAIIIAGPIFGKTLGRFTPKPDREVFDPTEAPRTDLPGAGISFFVALLPVLMLTIFGPLRTYLKTHGLEQTLGGKVLYLMGEPYVGMLLSVLVAVYTLAIRRGQTTKAAMKMLEEAIKAAAPILLTIAGAGALKQIFNDSGTSVYIGQQLAGLHMPPLVLGWAMAGLIRVCVGSATIAGLTTAGIMLPLLQSQTGVNPELMVLAIGAGSLMLSHINDAGFWLFKEYFNLSIADTLRTWSVMETIVGVVGLLGVLVLDTIV; translated from the coding sequence ATGCCGCTGCTCTTAACCTTTATCGGGATTCTGGCCCTTATTGTGCTCATTGCCTATTTCCACCTCGATACGTTCATCTCCTTTATTCTGGTGTCTATCGGCATCGGGCTGGCGGCCGGGATGGAGGTGGGCGCCGTGGGCAAGTCGATTCAGACGGGCATTGGCGGCACCCTGGGCGATCTGGTGCTGATCATCGGCTTTGGGGCCATGCTGGGCCGGGTGGTGGCCGAAAGCGGCGCTGCCCGCCGCATCACCGACGTGCTGATTGGCTGGTTTGGCGTGAAAAACATCCGCTGGGGGCTGGCGCTGGCCGGGTTCATCATCGGCATTCCGCTGTTCTACAATGCCGGGTTTATCATCGTCGTTCCGCTCATTTTCACCATCGCCGCCAGTACCAAGCTCCCCATGCTGACCATCGCCATCCCGATGCTGTCGGCCTTGTCGGTGGCGCACGGGTACCTGCCGCCGCACCCCTCACCAGCGGCCCTCGTGGGGCAGTTGCAGGCCGATATTGGCAAAACATTGCTGTACGGCATCATTGTGGCTACCCCTGCCATCATCATCGCCGGGCCTATTTTCGGCAAAACCCTGGGCCGCTTCACACCCAAACCCGACCGCGAAGTATTTGACCCGACCGAGGCCCCCAGGACCGATTTGCCCGGTGCCGGTATTAGCTTCTTCGTGGCACTGCTGCCGGTGCTTATGCTCACCATCTTCGGGCCGCTCCGCACGTACCTGAAAACCCACGGCCTGGAGCAGACCCTGGGCGGTAAGGTGCTCTACCTGATGGGCGAGCCTTATGTGGGCATGTTGCTCTCCGTGCTGGTGGCTGTCTACACGCTCGCCATCCGGCGGGGGCAAACCACCAAAGCCGCCATGAAAATGCTGGAGGAGGCCATCAAAGCAGCCGCGCCCATCCTGCTGACCATCGCCGGGGCAGGGGCGCTCAAGCAAATCTTCAACGATTCGGGCACGAGCGTTTACATTGGGCAGCAACTGGCCGGGCTGCACATGCCCCCACTGGTATTGGGCTGGGCTATGGCCGGGCTCATCCGGGTGTGTGTCGGGTCGGCCACCATCGCGGGCCTCACTACGGCGGGCATCATGCTGCCGTTGCTCCAAAGCCAAACCGGGGTTAATCCCGAACTGATGGTGTTGGCTATCGGCGCGGGCAGCCTTATGCTGTCGCACATCAACGACGCTGGTTTCTGGCTGTTCAAAGAGTATTTCAACCTCAGCATCGCCGATACCCTACGTACCTGGTCGGTCATGGAAACGATCGTTGGTGTCGTAGGACTGTTAGGCGTGCTGGTTTTGGATACAATTGTGTAA
- a CDS encoding HipA family kinase produces MTTDQLRTVAVTRYVTPLREGGSLPALAEADDGFLYVLKFRGAGQGEKALIAELIVGELARLLGLRVPELVFAELDEAFGRTEPDEEIQDLLKASTGLNLGLHYLSGAMTFDPVVTTIDARLASEIVWLDCLTMNVDRTARNTNMLMWHKELWLIDHGAALYFHHTGQPWQDFVERPFAQVKDHVLLPHASELEAVDAEFRARLTPDQLQAIVANVPDEWLTDRAFESEAAQRAMYSQFLEARLAASSIFIQEALHARQALS; encoded by the coding sequence ATGACAACCGACCAACTACGAACCGTTGCGGTGACGCGCTACGTAACGCCGCTGCGCGAGGGGGGCTCGCTGCCCGCACTGGCCGAAGCCGACGACGGATTTCTATACGTGTTGAAATTCAGAGGGGCGGGGCAGGGCGAAAAGGCGCTGATTGCCGAATTGATTGTGGGCGAACTGGCGCGGTTGCTGGGTCTGCGCGTGCCCGAGCTGGTCTTTGCCGAACTGGATGAAGCCTTCGGCCGCACCGAGCCCGACGAAGAGATTCAGGATCTGCTGAAGGCCAGTACGGGCCTGAACCTGGGTCTGCATTACCTGTCGGGCGCCATGACGTTCGACCCCGTCGTGACGACGATCGACGCGCGGCTGGCTTCCGAAATTGTCTGGCTCGACTGCCTGACGATGAACGTAGACCGCACCGCCCGCAACACCAACATGCTCATGTGGCATAAGGAGCTCTGGCTCATCGACCACGGCGCGGCTCTGTACTTTCACCATACGGGCCAACCGTGGCAAGACTTTGTCGAGCGGCCGTTTGCGCAGGTGAAAGATCACGTGCTGCTGCCCCATGCGTCCGAGCTGGAAGCCGTCGACGCTGAGTTTCGCGCTCGGCTGACGCCCGATCAGCTTCAAGCCATCGTTGCCAACGTACCCGACGAATGGCTCACCGACCGGGCCTTCGAGTCGGAAGCGGCGCAACGGGCCATGTATAGCCAATTTCTAGAAGCCCGGCTGGCGGCTTCGTCCATCTTTATTCAGGAAGCGCTCCATGCCCGACAAGCACTTAGTTGA
- a CDS encoding DUF3037 domain-containing protein, with the protein MPDKHLVEYAVIRVVPRVEREEFLNVGVILFCASQRFLQTRWVLPTDRLRAFLPNVPEPELADRCAEISARLQALEQVSLGGPGSGPIGQLPPASRFRWLTAARSTVVQTSPVHPGFCTDPAEMLTKLFEQLVL; encoded by the coding sequence ATGCCCGACAAGCACTTAGTTGAATACGCCGTGATCCGGGTGGTGCCGCGCGTGGAGCGGGAGGAGTTTCTGAATGTGGGTGTAATTCTGTTCTGCGCTTCGCAGCGGTTTCTGCAAACGCGCTGGGTGTTGCCCACCGATCGTCTGCGGGCCTTCCTGCCGAACGTACCTGAGCCGGAACTGGCCGACCGCTGCGCCGAAATCAGCGCTCGGTTGCAGGCTCTTGAACAGGTTAGTCTGGGCGGTCCGGGCAGTGGCCCCATCGGGCAATTGCCGCCCGCCTCGCGCTTTCGCTGGCTCACCGCCGCCCGCAGTACGGTCGTCCAAACCTCACCCGTGCACCCCGGCTTCTGCACCGACCCAGCCGAGATGCTGACGAAGCTATTCGAGCAATTGGTGCTTTGA